In Hymenobacter sp. DG01, one genomic interval encodes:
- a CDS encoding AAA family ATPase, which yields MFTEIIKIIEGGLNKDSQKVLSYATLLAENLRKAGDTKAADRILRALHSKQAQPVYLDQLLTAPVDQETRMNIADLVMPQPGLELPVILSDNLRHKLDGFVNRLQHRSELQAAGVAPQASLLLYGPPGGGKTTIAHYIAQQMHLPLVVARLDSLVSSLLGNTAKNIRKIFEFASRQPCILFLDEFDAIAKARDDQHELGELKRVVNSLLQNIDEFVESNILIAATNHQELLDKAIWRRFNSIIDVSLPQPTDIQRLLQLFLKSVELGFDLDSKKGEALAELLQGNSPADIKSICQNAIAQNVLAKKPKLEYEHLLLQFYYYKHHEAASQEALLGFLSAHGVSQAAIAELLDISLRQVRNYFNPKG from the coding sequence ATGTTCACAGAAATCATAAAAATCATTGAAGGCGGCCTCAACAAGGATTCGCAGAAGGTGCTTAGTTACGCCACGCTGCTAGCCGAAAACCTCCGCAAAGCCGGTGACACGAAAGCGGCTGACCGCATCTTGCGCGCATTGCACAGCAAGCAGGCCCAGCCCGTGTACCTCGACCAGCTTTTGACTGCTCCGGTTGATCAGGAGACCCGCATGAATATTGCTGACCTGGTGATGCCCCAGCCAGGGTTGGAGCTGCCAGTTATTCTTTCTGATAACCTGCGCCATAAGCTCGACGGCTTTGTGAATCGATTGCAGCATCGTTCTGAACTCCAGGCCGCGGGCGTAGCTCCGCAGGCTTCTCTCTTACTCTACGGCCCCCCCGGCGGCGGCAAGACCACCATTGCCCATTACATCGCTCAGCAAATGCACCTCCCGCTGGTGGTGGCTCGGCTCGACTCGCTGGTTTCCTCGCTGCTGGGTAACACGGCCAAGAACATCCGCAAAATTTTCGAATTCGCCAGTCGCCAGCCCTGCATCCTGTTTTTGGATGAGTTTGATGCCATCGCCAAGGCCCGGGACGACCAGCACGAGCTCGGGGAACTGAAGCGGGTGGTCAACAGCTTGCTGCAAAACATTGATGAGTTTGTGGAATCCAACATCCTGATCGCGGCCACCAACCATCAGGAATTGCTGGATAAGGCCATTTGGCGCCGGTTTAACAGCATCATCGACGTGTCCCTGCCCCAGCCGACCGACATTCAGCGTCTGCTACAGCTATTTCTGAAGTCCGTGGAGTTGGGATTTGACCTGGACAGCAAAAAAGGGGAGGCCCTGGCCGAACTGCTACAGGGCAACAGCCCGGCCGACATCAAGTCCATCTGTCAGAATGCCATTGCTCAGAACGTGCTGGCCAAAAAGCCAAAGCTGGAGTACGAACACCTGCTGCTGCAATTCTACTACTACAAGCACCATGAAGCAGCCTCTCAGGAAGCCCTGCTCGGCTTTTTGAGTGCCCATGGGGTATCACAGGCCGCTATTGCGGAGTTACTCGACATTTCTCTACGCCAGGTGCGCAACTACTTTAATCCGAAAGGCTAG
- a CDS encoding ComEC/Rec2 family competence protein, which produces MEIIHFLNVLEGDCNIIQHNSGRTTVIDVSNAYNLVDTPEEKAVKASKEREERRTRTSVPSGKTNYYQKLSPDNPVDYIKGLGVKQIWRFIVTHPDMDHLDGIRDLYQEFSIPNTWDTDNDKYCDENGFGGGYNKEDWKFYQEVRHGRYSATRRLSLLANHQADFWNQDNVKILCPTAALVKEANDKKDYNESSYVLLFTPPKAGGGHWKILFAGDTHDAAWDYILTTYQTEVSNVDVLFAPHHGRDSGRNYDFLKTLKPRLTLLGNASSKHLAYTSYPKVRITNNQAGFVVLKVTDSGIEVYVKHYDFARDFRHKRGWSVPVFYNTLNAWHLITFR; this is translated from the coding sequence ATGGAGATTATCCATTTTCTTAACGTGCTTGAGGGCGATTGTAATATAATACAGCACAACTCAGGTCGAACTACAGTAATTGATGTCAGCAATGCTTATAATCTGGTGGATACACCAGAAGAAAAAGCAGTAAAAGCCTCGAAAGAAAGAGAGGAACGGCGTACTCGAACTTCTGTCCCATCCGGAAAAACCAACTACTATCAGAAGCTGAGCCCCGATAACCCCGTTGATTATATAAAAGGGTTAGGTGTTAAGCAGATTTGGCGCTTCATCGTGACTCACCCAGATATGGACCATTTGGATGGTATCCGGGATTTGTACCAGGAGTTCTCAATTCCTAATACGTGGGACACAGACAATGATAAATATTGTGACGAGAACGGCTTTGGCGGAGGCTACAACAAGGAAGACTGGAAATTTTATCAAGAAGTACGTCATGGCCGATATTCGGCCACACGTCGCTTATCCCTGCTAGCCAATCACCAAGCCGATTTTTGGAACCAGGATAACGTTAAAATACTGTGTCCAACCGCAGCGTTGGTTAAAGAAGCGAACGACAAGAAGGATTATAATGAGTCTTCTTACGTGCTGCTATTCACCCCTCCTAAAGCAGGGGGAGGGCATTGGAAAATTCTGTTCGCTGGCGACACGCACGATGCAGCTTGGGACTACATTCTTACCACTTATCAGACTGAAGTAAGCAACGTGGATGTCCTCTTTGCCCCGCATCACGGCCGAGATTCTGGGCGGAACTATGATTTTCTAAAAACATTAAAGCCCAGACTTACGCTTTTGGGTAATGCCAGCAGCAAGCACCTAGCGTATACGAGCTATCCTAAAGTTAGAATCACGAACAATCAAGCAGGCTTCGTAGTGCTGAAAGTGACTGACTCAGGCATTGAGGTATATGTTAAACACTATGACTTTGCTCGAGACTTTCGCCACAAACGCGGCTGGAGTGTTCCTGTATTCTACAATACTTTGAACGCTTGGCACCTGATAACTTTCAGGTAG
- a CDS encoding S8 family peptidase, with amino-acid sequence MEPKNLPIKLFSKRGTQDERKTEAGGGGPQPSWLLPEDILEARATEFRQSLGATAQSIAARRPERSFIPAVVQVTVREDAMAKSHRGEVGKLFNRKEEYNFIGLSEDLDFLVKVDSPEHVAFIDHNLERPLAFSIGLSAIDEIRPFQPRIDLPQDTSTPLKVKLVNYQDRQMNAQVESAFEQTLREGQVAYRKTRYTSGLTVFKLEHVRPDTLVTVQEFEALYSIDPMPAYRITLDELSSGLELPVKTPVPGQDYLTVGVLDSGIAPIPHLAPWLDSRRYSAYNEPEVDRSHGTFVAGVLLYGDELEQRSWVGVGEFKLLDATVFPRPGLEIDEDELLENIQNAVLAHPDVLLWSLSGGGTMECSARDFSDFGKSLDELQQRTGALICKSAGNCTNFVSAAPKRRIPVSADSVRSLVVGSVAHSQGPDDLAAEGHASPFSRSGFGPNKLIKPELVHYGGNGGVTAGGRMKLTGVNSFSLTGGVVQQAGTSFSTPRVSALMAGLSHRVAGDFNPLLLKALAIHSAKYHPGLSLSPSDRLRELGFGLPGSVDDIIFNSPHESTLILQDNIVRGGYIEILDFPFPDVLLNDEGQFYGEVTVTLVTDPRLDGNQGAEYCQSNIDVSFGTYDRIRLRDTTKRTVSNPIGKLNPYNLLLSSNYAAKFQRYIDHPFTAERQLRDDLGKYHPIKKYAINLQEMTEAHRVRGLTAPKKWYLELKGLFSHAAEAAAAADGEVLSQEFCLIVTIRDPLQRHDVYSSVTRSLTLNNFQHNNIQLRNEVSLNLRNTSGGSAPEPAPE; translated from the coding sequence ATGGAACCCAAGAATCTTCCCATTAAGCTGTTCAGCAAGCGCGGCACCCAGGACGAGCGCAAAACCGAAGCTGGGGGCGGCGGCCCCCAACCCAGCTGGCTATTGCCCGAAGACATACTGGAAGCCCGGGCCACCGAGTTTCGGCAATCATTGGGCGCTACGGCCCAATCTATTGCTGCGCGGCGGCCGGAGCGCAGCTTTATTCCGGCCGTGGTACAGGTAACAGTGCGGGAAGATGCCATGGCCAAGTCACACCGGGGCGAGGTAGGTAAACTCTTCAACCGCAAGGAAGAATACAACTTCATCGGGCTGTCCGAAGACCTGGACTTCCTGGTAAAAGTGGACTCGCCGGAGCACGTGGCCTTCATCGACCATAACCTGGAGCGCCCGCTGGCTTTCTCCATCGGTTTATCCGCCATTGACGAGATTCGACCATTTCAGCCGCGCATTGATTTACCCCAGGATACCTCCACGCCGTTAAAAGTCAAGCTGGTGAATTATCAGGATCGGCAAATGAATGCCCAGGTGGAAAGTGCCTTTGAGCAAACCCTGCGCGAGGGCCAGGTTGCCTACCGTAAAACCCGCTACACTTCCGGGTTGACCGTTTTCAAGCTGGAGCATGTCCGGCCCGATACCCTCGTGACGGTGCAAGAGTTTGAGGCGCTGTATTCGATCGACCCCATGCCGGCTTACCGCATCACGCTCGACGAGCTGAGCAGTGGCCTGGAACTGCCGGTAAAAACCCCGGTGCCGGGACAGGATTACCTGACCGTAGGCGTACTGGATTCTGGCATCGCCCCCATTCCCCACTTGGCCCCGTGGCTGGATTCGCGGCGTTACTCGGCCTACAACGAACCGGAAGTGGACCGTTCCCACGGCACCTTCGTAGCCGGTGTGCTGCTCTACGGCGACGAGCTGGAGCAGCGCAGCTGGGTGGGGGTGGGGGAATTCAAGCTGCTCGATGCCACCGTGTTTCCGCGGCCGGGGCTGGAAATTGATGAGGATGAGTTGCTGGAAAACATTCAGAACGCGGTGCTGGCCCACCCCGACGTGCTGCTGTGGAGCCTGTCCGGCGGGGGCACGATGGAATGCAGCGCCCGGGACTTCTCGGACTTCGGCAAGTCGCTCGACGAGCTGCAGCAGCGCACGGGGGCCCTGATCTGCAAATCGGCGGGCAACTGCACCAACTTCGTTTCAGCTGCCCCCAAGCGACGCATTCCTGTTTCGGCCGATTCCGTGCGCTCCTTAGTGGTGGGCAGTGTAGCGCACAGCCAGGGGCCGGACGACCTGGCGGCCGAAGGCCACGCCTCGCCCTTCTCGCGCTCGGGATTTGGTCCTAACAAGCTCATCAAGCCCGAGCTGGTGCACTACGGGGGGAATGGTGGCGTCACGGCCGGCGGGCGCATGAAACTGACCGGCGTCAACTCCTTTTCCCTCACCGGGGGCGTGGTGCAGCAAGCCGGCACGAGTTTTTCCACCCCCCGGGTGTCAGCGCTGATGGCCGGCCTCTCGCACCGCGTGGCCGGCGACTTCAACCCCCTGCTGCTGAAAGCCCTGGCCATTCACTCGGCTAAATACCACCCGGGCCTGAGCCTGAGTCCGAGCGACCGGTTGCGCGAATTGGGCTTCGGCTTGCCGGGCTCCGTGGACGACATCATCTTCAATTCGCCCCACGAAAGCACGCTGATCCTGCAGGACAACATCGTGCGCGGGGGCTACATTGAGATCCTCGACTTTCCATTTCCCGACGTCTTACTCAACGACGAGGGCCAGTTCTACGGGGAGGTTACGGTCACCTTGGTCACCGACCCGCGCCTGGACGGCAACCAGGGCGCCGAGTACTGCCAGTCCAACATTGACGTGTCTTTCGGCACCTACGACCGGATTCGCCTGCGCGACACGACCAAGCGTACCGTCTCCAACCCCATCGGCAAGCTTAATCCCTACAATCTGCTGCTCTCCAGCAACTACGCCGCCAAGTTCCAGCGCTACATCGACCACCCGTTCACGGCCGAGCGGCAACTGCGCGACGACTTGGGCAAGTACCACCCGATTAAGAAATACGCCATCAACCTGCAGGAAATGACCGAGGCGCACCGGGTACGCGGGCTGACGGCGCCCAAGAAGTGGTACCTCGAGCTCAAGGGCCTGTTTTCGCACGCGGCGGAAGCGGCGGCCGCGGCCGACGGCGAGGTGCTCTCCCAGGAGTTCTGCCTCATTGTGACCATCCGCGATCCCCTGCAGCGCCACGACGTGTATAGTTCCGTCACCCGCAGCCTAACGCTTAACAACTTCCAGCATAACAACATACAGCTGCGCAACGAGGTCAGTTTGAACTTACGCAACACCAGTGGCGGTTCGGCTCCCGAGCCAGCCCCCGAATAA
- a CDS encoding DUF6122 family protein, whose product MLALAGCRSSALPPKFAATAGYHSPRPVQHCDTANSLLAPELPSAPQKRVQPEVQPATTNTSAHPSSKKRGQPNRLGSFQPKPTIRDTVSGTTQPLVSRRPRQYASPKFFSVQTLVHYGLHFLFPAVLALVFFPAVWQTAYLIMLATMIMDLDHLLAKPIFDPLRCSIGYHPLHSFYAIPVYTLLLLLPVTRIAAVGLLFHLFTDTVDCLWIFSHCRACYLNSRIYALRSWVKRLLAREKGK is encoded by the coding sequence ATGTTGGCGCTTGCTGGTTGCCGGTCATCCGCTCTGCCCCCCAAGTTTGCGGCTACTGCCGGGTACCACTCCCCGCGGCCGGTACAGCACTGCGACACGGCGAACTCCCTCCTAGCTCCTGAGCTCCCCTCTGCGCCGCAGAAGCGGGTACAGCCTGAAGTCCAGCCTGCGACCACAAACACTTCGGCCCACCCTTCTTCGAAAAAAAGGGGGCAGCCGAATCGGCTGGGTAGCTTTCAGCCCAAGCCAACGATTAGGGACACGGTAAGTGGCACCACTCAGCCCTTGGTTTCGCGCAGGCCCCGGCAGTACGCCTCCCCCAAGTTCTTCAGCGTCCAAACGTTGGTGCATTATGGGCTGCACTTTCTTTTTCCGGCTGTGTTGGCGCTTGTTTTCTTTCCCGCGGTGTGGCAAACCGCCTACCTGATCATGCTTGCCACCATGATCATGGACCTGGACCACCTGCTGGCCAAGCCTATCTTCGACCCCTTGCGCTGCAGCATCGGGTATCACCCGCTCCACTCTTTTTATGCCATCCCGGTGTATACGCTGCTGCTCCTGCTACCAGTCACGCGGATTGCCGCCGTAGGCCTGCTGTTCCACCTGTTCACGGATACGGTGGATTGCTTGTGGATCTTCAGCCACTGCCGCGCGTGCTACCTCAACTCCCGTATCTATGCCTTGCGCAGCTGGGTAAAGCGGCTCCTAGCCCGTGAGAAGGGTAAGTGA
- a CDS encoding DUF2279 domain-containing protein: MPRSKNEDVPSLADSSRHAARLPVLAGSVAVVYPAGLYLLGRSWYTGERVPLHWFNDWPEWKQLDKAGHFWTAFHESRAAVDLLGWAGVAERRSRWYGSFVGFLLQSPIELLDGRSPAYGASPGDLAANLAGSVGLLTQQLAWGQVRLMPKVSFHRSPYAAQRPDVLGRTLPERLLKDYNGQTYWVCADVGAWLPAGSRWPRWLQPAVGYGADQLLYNDPARNQAAGLRAYRQYYLSVDVDLRRVPTRSQVLRRVFYVASLVHLPAPALEWNARRGWHGHGLYY, encoded by the coding sequence GTGCCCCGATCAAAGAACGAGGACGTCCCCAGTCTGGCCGACTCCAGTCGTCACGCCGCTCGGTTGCCGGTGCTGGCCGGCAGCGTGGCGGTGGTCTATCCCGCGGGGCTGTACCTGCTGGGGCGTAGCTGGTACACCGGGGAGCGGGTTCCGCTGCATTGGTTTAACGACTGGCCCGAATGGAAGCAGCTAGACAAAGCCGGCCACTTCTGGACCGCGTTTCACGAAAGCCGCGCCGCGGTTGACCTGCTGGGCTGGGCCGGGGTGGCCGAGCGCCGCTCCCGCTGGTACGGGAGCTTTGTAGGATTTCTGCTGCAAAGCCCGATTGAGCTGCTGGACGGCCGCTCTCCCGCCTACGGCGCCTCGCCCGGCGACCTGGCGGCCAACCTGGCCGGATCGGTGGGCCTGCTGACCCAGCAGCTGGCCTGGGGCCAGGTGCGGCTGATGCCCAAGGTATCGTTTCACCGCAGCCCCTACGCCGCGCAGCGCCCCGACGTGCTGGGGCGTACCCTGCCCGAGCGCTTGCTCAAGGACTACAACGGCCAAACCTACTGGGTGTGTGCCGACGTGGGCGCGTGGCTGCCGGCCGGCAGCCGCTGGCCACGCTGGCTCCAGCCGGCAGTCGGCTATGGGGCCGACCAATTGCTCTACAACGACCCGGCCCGCAACCAGGCGGCCGGACTGCGCGCCTACCGCCAGTACTACCTGTCGGTGGACGTGGACCTGCGTCGGGTGCCCACACGCTCCCAGGTGCTACGGCGCGTGTTCTACGTAGCCAGCCTCGTGCACCTGCCCGCCCCGGCGTTAGAATGGAACGCCCGGCGGGGCTGGCATGGCCATGGCCTCTATTACTAA
- a CDS encoding phosphatase PAP2 family protein has product MPDSVGRRLEVEPRPSPLRRAAQWAGRPATWRVLVPGLLVGVGRPAHHTLELKTDWAVREELGEHVPAVRTTLDDQLRHVPAAAALGLSLAGVRGEHSTVNQALLFALTYTINNTLTSNLKRLTRVERPYGGGDYSSFPSQHASAAYSAAWLLDREYGTRSGWYRVGGYTVATSVAALRLINGKHWLSDVVAGAGVGLASTELAYWVYPTVQRLLLRGLQDRAGWCLSTRVGSPGCLPWCGCRMKGRYCTLSGNFCSCASAS; this is encoded by the coding sequence GTGCCTGATTCCGTGGGCCGGCGCCTGGAGGTAGAGCCCCGGCCGTCGCCGCTCCGGCGCGCGGCGCAGTGGGCCGGGCGGCCGGCCACCTGGCGCGTGCTGGTACCAGGGCTGTTGGTGGGGGTCGGCCGCCCGGCCCACCACACGCTGGAGCTCAAGACCGATTGGGCGGTGCGCGAGGAACTCGGTGAGCACGTGCCGGCCGTGCGCACCACCCTGGACGACCAGTTGCGCCACGTGCCGGCCGCCGCGGCCCTGGGGCTCAGCCTGGCCGGCGTGCGGGGCGAGCACAGCACGGTGAACCAGGCGTTGCTGTTTGCCCTGACCTACACCATCAACAATACGCTCACCAGCAACCTCAAGCGCCTGACGCGGGTAGAGCGTCCCTACGGCGGCGGCGATTACAGCTCGTTCCCGAGTCAGCACGCCAGCGCGGCGTATTCGGCCGCCTGGCTGTTGGACCGCGAGTACGGGACGCGCAGCGGCTGGTACCGCGTAGGCGGCTACACCGTGGCCACCAGCGTCGCGGCCCTGCGCCTAATCAACGGCAAGCACTGGCTGTCGGACGTCGTCGCGGGGGCGGGGGTAGGCCTGGCGTCTACAGAGCTGGCGTACTGGGTGTATCCAACGGTCCAACGCCTGCTGCTGCGGGGCTTGCAGGACCGGGCGGGGTGGTGCCTTTCTACCAGGGTGGGGTCACCGGGCTGCTTGCCGTGGTGCGGCTGTAGAATGAAAGGCAGGTACTGTACGCTTAGCGGGAATTTTTGTTCTTGTGCTAGTGCTTCCTAA
- a CDS encoding DUF2235 domain-containing protein: protein MSKRLIVLCDGTWNRAENMDNRKRKPTNVMKMVRSIKPLTADNTVQVTYYDEGVGNHWGLDRFLGGGLGLGLSKNVVEAYRFLLYNYEPGDAIFLFGFSRGAYTVRSLAGLIQHIGLLPKQEDFYVPEAYGLYRQRPTKGDPQEAWQHQIAAFRTRHHAQPIPIHFVGVWDTVGALGLPLNLFNLFNRRRYMFHDSSLSPCIQHAYQALAVDEQRKTFRPTLWEHVTTSQVLEQRWFAGVHTNVGGGYEKDGLANIPLHWLKEKATALGLEVDEAFLAYYKPWYGDQLRNSMTWLYRLLGTHVREIGVGQGSNETIDESVLQRIRALPDYKPVNVAAALERLTVSAS, encoded by the coding sequence ATGTCAAAACGCCTAATTGTCCTTTGTGACGGCACCTGGAATCGGGCCGAAAACATGGATAACCGCAAGCGCAAACCTACCAACGTGATGAAGATGGTGCGGTCAATCAAACCGCTAACCGCTGATAACACCGTGCAAGTAACCTATTACGACGAGGGCGTGGGCAATCATTGGGGACTGGACCGGTTTCTTGGGGGCGGCTTAGGGCTGGGATTATCTAAAAACGTCGTTGAAGCGTACCGGTTTTTGCTCTACAACTATGAGCCCGGGGATGCGATATTTCTGTTCGGCTTTAGCCGGGGGGCTTACACGGTCCGTAGCTTGGCCGGATTGATTCAGCACATTGGTTTGCTACCCAAGCAGGAGGACTTCTATGTGCCGGAAGCGTACGGTCTGTATCGGCAGCGGCCCACCAAAGGGGACCCACAGGAAGCGTGGCAACACCAAATTGCTGCGTTTAGAACAAGGCACCATGCCCAACCCATTCCTATCCATTTTGTTGGCGTGTGGGATACTGTAGGAGCCCTGGGCCTGCCGTTGAACCTGTTCAATCTTTTCAATCGTCGGCGTTATATGTTCCACGATTCCAGCCTCAGCCCCTGCATCCAGCACGCCTACCAAGCGTTGGCAGTGGATGAGCAGCGAAAAACGTTTCGACCAACGCTGTGGGAACATGTAACAACCTCACAGGTATTGGAGCAACGCTGGTTCGCTGGCGTACATACCAACGTAGGAGGTGGCTATGAGAAAGATGGGTTAGCTAATATTCCTTTGCATTGGCTTAAAGAAAAAGCTACCGCTTTGGGCCTAGAGGTCGACGAAGCTTTTTTGGCGTATTACAAGCCGTGGTATGGTGACCAACTGCGCAATTCCATGACGTGGCTCTACCGGCTGCTGGGCACGCACGTGCGTGAAATCGGTGTCGGTCAGGGCAGCAATGAAACAATTGATGAGAGTGTACTGCAGCGAATAAGAGCCCTACCCGATTACAAGCCCGTCAACGTAGCAGCTGCCTTGGAAAGGCTAACGGTTAGTGCTTCATAA
- a CDS encoding ThiF family adenylyltransferase, which yields MARKLFSHFLRRDKRPITNPRLEASLRELASHLGVAVLKPLAWDNDHIGLALTVAVELPPRGNYAGIDIRAQEPVLLVLSRTGYPTATPVVYADRLDFPKDQLAHLYVAVPGKPPAFCLVRGDFTEWYANRRLPDVVTRTQNWLRDAVTGELAVDGQQFDPLRLEGYQGSVIYPYDHLAQVVLTRPASGVANFSVALFENTAPVGTSPAFRLDRLVTPENIEEIVEEFLRGMRAVAANSLQARRYHAGYVVWSPADTTYSDYCVDLPRSWQKLLAFGQSFGIDFGPLERHLAVHDINFFPEVPVLCALKRPKPLIGFTANLEFVNFYLTLQDTDKDPTTGRIINDLPVSFQVHNEPLTLQKAQVVSGAAVVPVGSIWVAGCGALGSKVVMHFARGGITDFVLLDPDKLSPHNLVRHTLFAQHEGLNKALALEQVIREMYRYETGLGLIALARSADFVLAPVVGNVPVTIQRVFDFTASEAFFHTLLASPILAQTVISRGLISDQGQLGILSLEGANRNPRLDDLQTMLYAEYAHRPAVAAWLAREVALAQTDGPLLSVGIGCNSETTVLADETISTHAAYFAEVLKQDAVVRERPVHGQVFLSRVAIEDGYPSISTERLVVEPMHVFNAVNDASWQVRMTAAVLQTIKQELALAAPHETGGVFIGRANFKTKTIHVVGVVPAPPDSRANSVCFFRGVQNLPETVNKINQASGGQLGYIGEWHTHPVGPECMSPTDAATVQRFQQEFADLTSPLPVFLLIATPSAILPFVY from the coding sequence ATGGCGCGGAAGCTATTTAGCCATTTCTTGCGCCGTGACAAGCGTCCCATCACGAATCCCCGGCTGGAAGCCTCGTTGCGTGAGTTGGCAAGTCACTTAGGCGTGGCTGTACTGAAACCGCTGGCTTGGGATAACGACCATATTGGCCTGGCCTTAACCGTAGCGGTTGAATTACCTCCCCGGGGCAACTACGCAGGGATTGACATTCGGGCCCAGGAACCGGTGCTGCTAGTGCTTAGCCGCACCGGTTACCCCACTGCGACGCCGGTGGTATATGCTGACCGACTTGATTTCCCTAAAGACCAACTTGCTCATTTGTACGTGGCAGTGCCGGGTAAACCGCCAGCATTTTGTCTGGTGCGTGGCGACTTCACGGAATGGTATGCTAACCGCCGGCTCCCCGACGTCGTAACCCGCACCCAAAACTGGCTACGCGACGCGGTTACTGGCGAGCTGGCTGTTGACGGGCAGCAGTTTGATCCGCTTCGGTTGGAAGGGTACCAGGGCTCCGTTATTTATCCCTACGACCATCTGGCCCAGGTTGTGTTAACTAGGCCAGCGTCTGGAGTGGCCAATTTTTCCGTAGCTCTGTTTGAGAATACAGCCCCAGTCGGGACTTCTCCCGCTTTTAGGCTTGACAGGTTGGTCACGCCTGAAAATATAGAGGAAATCGTAGAAGAGTTTCTGCGCGGCATGCGGGCAGTGGCCGCCAATTCCTTACAGGCCCGCCGCTACCACGCCGGTTACGTGGTGTGGTCACCTGCAGACACCACCTATTCCGATTACTGCGTGGATTTGCCCCGCAGTTGGCAAAAATTACTGGCCTTTGGTCAATCATTTGGCATTGACTTTGGTCCCTTGGAACGGCACTTAGCCGTGCACGACATCAATTTCTTCCCAGAAGTACCCGTGCTATGTGCCCTGAAAAGGCCCAAACCACTCATTGGATTTACAGCAAATCTGGAGTTTGTCAACTTTTACCTCACGCTGCAAGACACCGACAAGGATCCAACTACAGGTCGCATTATAAACGATCTGCCTGTAAGCTTTCAGGTGCACAATGAGCCCTTAACCCTGCAGAAGGCCCAGGTGGTCTCTGGGGCGGCGGTCGTACCTGTTGGCTCGATCTGGGTGGCAGGTTGCGGGGCCTTAGGTTCGAAAGTGGTGATGCATTTTGCTCGTGGTGGCATTACCGATTTTGTGCTACTGGATCCCGACAAGCTCTCCCCTCATAACCTAGTTCGCCACACTTTATTTGCCCAGCATGAGGGCCTGAACAAAGCACTTGCTTTAGAGCAAGTCATTCGGGAAATGTATAGATATGAAACCGGTTTGGGTCTGATTGCCCTTGCCCGTTCAGCTGATTTCGTGTTAGCGCCCGTCGTGGGGAATGTGCCTGTTACTATCCAACGAGTATTTGACTTCACTGCATCGGAAGCCTTTTTCCATACCCTTTTGGCTAGTCCAATACTTGCTCAGACAGTAATAAGCCGAGGGCTTATTTCGGACCAGGGGCAGCTCGGCATTCTATCCTTGGAGGGGGCCAACCGCAATCCGCGATTGGATGACTTGCAAACTATGCTTTACGCCGAATATGCCCACCGTCCCGCAGTGGCCGCATGGCTGGCGCGGGAAGTGGCTTTAGCTCAAACCGACGGTCCGCTGTTAAGCGTAGGGATAGGCTGTAACTCCGAAACCACAGTCCTAGCCGATGAAACCATCTCGACCCACGCAGCCTATTTCGCCGAAGTGCTCAAGCAAGACGCGGTAGTTAGGGAGCGGCCCGTTCACGGCCAAGTGTTTCTTAGCCGCGTCGCCATCGAAGACGGCTACCCCAGTATTTCCACCGAGCGCTTGGTAGTAGAGCCCATGCATGTGTTCAACGCGGTGAACGACGCGAGTTGGCAGGTGCGCATGACGGCAGCGGTGCTGCAAACTATTAAACAAGAGTTGGCGCTTGCAGCCCCTCACGAAACGGGCGGCGTATTTATTGGAAGGGCTAATTTTAAAACCAAAACCATCCACGTAGTAGGGGTGGTGCCAGCGCCACCCGACAGCCGAGCCAACTCCGTGTGCTTCTTTCGCGGCGTACAGAATCTGCCGGAAACGGTAAACAAGATCAACCAGGCCAGTGGCGGGCAACTCGGCTACATTGGCGAGTGGCATACTCATCCAGTTGGGCCTGAGTGCATGAGCCCAACCGATGCGGCCACGGTGCAACGCTTCCAGCAAGAGTTTGCTGACCTTACAAGCCCCTTACCAGTTTTCTTGCTTATTGCCACGCCCTCTGCCATCCTGCCTTTTGTCTACTGA